One segment of Treponema pectinovorum DNA contains the following:
- the cas9 gene encoding type II CRISPR RNA-guided endonuclease Cas9 (Cas9, originally named Csn1, is the large, multifunctional signature protein of type II CRISPR/Cas systems. It is well known even to general audiences because its RNA-guided endonuclease activity has made it a popular tool for custom editing of eukaryotic genomes.): protein MKTLGLDIGTNSIGWGIVDETASKIEDCGVYIFPEGVKKEKGNESSKAAERTSFRLARRLKFRRKLRKYETLKVLIKNKMCPLSMEELEKWRKQKIYPTSRDFLNWYRTDEVKNWEPYFLRKKCVEQKAEPNEIGRALYHIAQRRGFLSNRKETTKASEGTVSKSIDELSSLMGDRTLGQYFYELKQSGEKVRGKYTSRKEHYEKEFNKICEVQAISPELKDDLYKAIFFQRKLKSQKFRVGKCTFEKSKPRAPISHFEFEEFRMLSFINSIKLAKNSGEDENCDFDFLTEEEKEIIKPLFFRISKPSFQFADIEKKLKGKNEFWKFNYRKDTNVAGCPVSAGLKNIFGDDSSYESWKDKKIGQYDMCDIWHVLFDFDDEEKLLEFAKEKLFLNDETANKFCAIRIQQGYANLSLKAIRKITPFLRKGYIYSTAVFLANIPTMIGQNTFLQNEKEIEDSVKNIIGTLKDKNNIIVLANRCLESAFKDKDNDFRFEEWDKSIVENSAQDLFGKKKWNEYDEEKRKDIILQVSEKVEDNLKIAVGKNPNDYKYQLLRTDDLILDYLNQKGFTINGKLYHPSDTDYNFETPVPAEDGKIYLASPRSPSVKNPVVMRALHQLRKLMNYLIKTGKIDSSTRINVELANEVNDKNQRKAIEEFVRANEKNNADAKKKIEELCVEAGFKIVPTDSDVKKFRLWKEQNETCPYTGKHISFTDLFGPLPKFDFEHTIPRSLSYDDSLENLTLCESDFNRNVKKQKLPSELPNFEEINKRFQKFYEDKIDNYLRIIELNTKRGGSYEDPAAKDARIVKKHKAEYELDYYKGKLKRFSATEVTSGFKHSQLNDTRIITKFSLSYLKGVFGYVQPVKGSMTDTFKRQWGLMERDEVKDRSNHIHHTVDALTIACINRGKFNLLSEAIKNSSDGKHLKFPKPWETFGTDVLSAVQYIIPKIFSEENSLRQSKKIMRNRDGKPVLKNGKPVFVQGATARGSLHKDTFYGCIKTVPEKGGKSETIYVQRIPVSTLDEKSAEKIIDKGIRETFKKNLSDGIQTLQDIQTSGILLPFKSDGRDVFVKRVRIKAQPTSPITLKKHHNVISKNPKDYKQNYYVVNDENYLLAIYRGKDEKGKDVSDYKICNLLDAVKSRQNKTELYPDFKEKKGINLKLYKVLKIGKTVILQNDVQEDVFALPKEKFWKRLYRIAGLATSGNDIHIKLVHIISAEPWEYMKGEKDLNAGIECLLYLQSNFKGLIEGQDFTVSPIGEIIRK, encoded by the coding sequence ATGAAAACACTTGGACTCGACATAGGAACAAATTCCATAGGCTGGGGAATTGTTGACGAAACAGCAAGCAAAATAGAAGACTGCGGCGTGTACATTTTCCCTGAAGGCGTAAAAAAAGAAAAAGGAAACGAAAGCTCCAAAGCGGCGGAGAGGACAAGTTTCCGCCTTGCCCGGAGATTAAAATTCAGAAGAAAACTTAGGAAATACGAGACGCTAAAAGTCCTCATCAAAAACAAAATGTGTCCTCTTTCTATGGAAGAACTCGAAAAATGGCGGAAACAAAAAATATATCCGACTTCAAGAGATTTTTTAAACTGGTACCGGACCGACGAAGTAAAAAACTGGGAGCCATATTTCCTCAGGAAAAAATGCGTTGAGCAAAAAGCCGAGCCGAATGAAATCGGGCGCGCACTGTATCACATTGCACAACGGCGCGGATTTTTAAGCAACAGAAAAGAAACAACAAAAGCGTCGGAGGGGACGGTTTCAAAAAGCATAGACGAACTTTCTTCACTTATGGGCGACAGAACGCTCGGTCAGTATTTTTACGAATTAAAACAGTCCGGCGAAAAAGTACGCGGAAAATACACATCGAGAAAAGAGCATTACGAAAAAGAATTCAACAAAATATGCGAAGTTCAGGCTATCTCGCCTGAATTGAAAGACGATTTATACAAGGCAATCTTCTTTCAACGAAAACTTAAATCACAAAAATTTCGCGTGGGAAAATGTACATTTGAAAAGAGTAAGCCACGTGCCCCAATCTCTCATTTTGAGTTTGAAGAATTCAGAATGCTTTCCTTCATCAATTCTATAAAACTTGCAAAAAATTCCGGGGAAGATGAAAACTGCGATTTTGATTTTCTTACGGAAGAAGAAAAAGAAATTATAAAACCGCTATTTTTTAGAATTTCAAAGCCTTCTTTTCAGTTTGCAGACATCGAAAAAAAATTAAAAGGCAAGAACGAGTTTTGGAAATTCAACTACAGAAAAGACACGAACGTTGCAGGCTGCCCTGTTTCTGCCGGATTAAAAAATATTTTCGGCGACGACTCTTCCTATGAAAGCTGGAAAGACAAAAAAATCGGGCAATACGACATGTGCGACATCTGGCACGTCCTTTTTGATTTTGACGATGAAGAAAAATTGCTTGAATTTGCAAAAGAAAAACTTTTTTTGAACGATGAAACGGCAAATAAATTCTGTGCAATCAGAATTCAGCAAGGCTACGCAAATTTAAGCCTCAAGGCAATCCGTAAAATAACTCCTTTTTTAAGGAAAGGCTACATCTATTCTACCGCAGTTTTTCTTGCAAACATTCCGACAATGATTGGACAAAATACATTTTTGCAGAATGAAAAAGAAATTGAAGATTCTGTAAAAAATATAATCGGAACGCTCAAAGATAAAAACAATATAATCGTTCTTGCAAACCGCTGTCTTGAGTCTGCGTTCAAAGATAAAGACAATGATTTTAGGTTTGAAGAATGGGACAAATCGATTGTGGAAAATTCCGCACAGGACTTGTTTGGAAAGAAAAAGTGGAACGAATATGACGAAGAAAAACGTAAAGACATAATTTTGCAAGTTTCCGAAAAAGTTGAAGACAATTTAAAAATTGCCGTCGGAAAAAATCCGAACGACTACAAATATCAGCTTTTGCGCACTGACGACTTGATTTTGGACTACCTCAATCAAAAAGGATTTACTATAAATGGAAAACTATATCACCCGAGCGACACAGATTACAACTTTGAAACGCCAGTTCCGGCAGAAGACGGGAAAATATACCTTGCATCACCTCGCTCACCGAGCGTAAAAAATCCTGTAGTGATGAGAGCTTTGCACCAACTCAGGAAACTTATGAACTATCTTATAAAAACCGGAAAGATAGACAGTTCTACGAGAATAAATGTGGAGCTGGCGAACGAGGTAAACGACAAAAATCAGCGGAAGGCTATCGAAGAATTTGTGAGGGCGAACGAAAAAAATAATGCTGACGCAAAAAAGAAAATAGAAGAACTTTGCGTCGAAGCGGGATTCAAAATCGTTCCGACAGATTCTGATGTCAAAAAATTCAGACTCTGGAAAGAACAAAATGAAACTTGCCCTTACACGGGAAAGCACATAAGTTTTACAGATTTGTTCGGACCGCTTCCTAAATTTGACTTTGAGCACACAATTCCAAGAAGCCTGTCTTATGACGATTCCCTTGAAAATCTTACACTTTGCGAAAGCGACTTCAACCGAAACGTAAAAAAACAGAAACTTCCTTCGGAACTTCCGAATTTTGAAGAAATAAACAAGCGATTCCAAAAATTTTATGAGGACAAAATCGACAACTACTTGAGAATAATTGAACTCAACACAAAACGTGGAGGCTCATACGAAGACCCTGCTGCAAAAGATGCACGAATCGTGAAAAAACACAAGGCAGAGTACGAGCTTGACTATTACAAAGGAAAATTAAAGCGTTTTTCAGCGACAGAAGTTACTTCAGGTTTTAAGCACAGCCAACTAAATGACACTCGTATCATTACAAAATTTTCTCTTTCGTATTTGAAGGGAGTCTTTGGCTATGTTCAGCCCGTAAAAGGTTCTATGACAGACACCTTCAAAAGGCAGTGGGGTTTGATGGAACGAGATGAGGTAAAAGACCGCTCAAACCATATACATCACACTGTGGATGCTTTGACAATCGCCTGCATAAATCGTGGAAAATTCAATCTGCTGTCGGAGGCAATCAAAAACAGCTCTGACGGAAAGCATCTGAAATTTCCAAAACCGTGGGAGACGTTTGGCACAGACGTTCTTAGTGCCGTTCAATATATAATTCCCAAAATTTTTTCAGAAGAAAACTCGTTGAGGCAGTCAAAGAAAATCATGCGAAATCGGGATGGAAAGCCTGTCTTGAAAAACGGAAAACCTGTATTTGTTCAAGGGGCGACCGCGCGAGGTTCTTTGCATAAGGACACCTTCTATGGTTGCATAAAAACCGTTCCCGAAAAGGGCGGAAAATCTGAGACGATATATGTGCAAAGAATTCCGGTTTCAACGCTGGACGAAAAAAGTGCGGAGAAAATCATCGACAAGGGGATAAGAGAAACTTTTAAAAAGAATCTTTCAGACGGAATACAAACGCTGCAAGATATTCAAACAAGCGGAATCCTGCTGCCGTTTAAAAGTGACGGAAGAGATGTTTTTGTAAAACGGGTGAGGATAAAGGCGCAGCCGACCTCGCCGATCACTTTGAAAAAACACCACAATGTGATTTCAAAAAATCCTAAAGACTACAAACAAAATTATTATGTTGTAAACGACGAAAACTATCTTCTTGCCATTTACAGAGGGAAAGACGAAAAAGGAAAGGACGTTTCAGACTACAAAATTTGCAATTTGCTTGACGCTGTAAAAAGTAGACAGAACAAGACTGAACTCTACCCTGATTTTAAAGAGAAAAAAGGCATTAACCTGAAATTGTACAAGGTCCTAAAAATCGGAAAGACTGTGATTCTGCAAAACGACGTTCAAGAAGATGTATTTGCTTTGCCAAAAGAAAAATTCTGGAAGAGACTGTACAGAATCGCAGGGCTTGCAACTTCAGGAAATGATATTCACATAAAACTTGTCCACATCATAAGTGCAGAACCTTGGGAATATATGAAAGGTGAAAAAGATTTAAATGCAGGCATAGAATGTCTTCTTTATTTACAATCAAATTTTAAGGGGCTTATTGAAGGACAGGACTTTACAGTTTCGCCTATAGGAGAAATTATACGAAAGTAA